ATGAAAATTCAATACAGAGTTCATAATTCCGTCACCATTTCGAACTTCCTTCCCGTTAAGGCAGGGGTTTACCAATCCGAATGTAAAAAATTCGAACTTTTACTTACGTCTACAACCGATGCCAAAACGGGCACGGTCCTCAGTCCAAAACTCATTTGGCGAGAATCCACAAGACCCGAAGTGGGATTTTCCGTAGACCACTTGGAGCTAGAGTTATCCCTCCTTCCCGATGGGGGAGGGTATTCCCTCTTCCAACATGGATACCAGTCTTGGTCCATCTCAAGGAAAGTGGAGAGTACAGCTGTAGACAGACCACCTTTTTTATCTTTTTTACAATACTCACAAGAAAATATATATTCGAAACACGAATCCAAAGTGGGTAAGTTTATTTCCGAATACCTAACTCTTGTTTATAACAAAGATACGGGGAATGGGGTCCTTTATGCTCCCATCGAACAGGGAGAATTTGGGACTAAGTTTGAAGTTGTTTTTGGAGAATCAGGAAATGTAACGTCCGTTAAGGTAATATACGATGTACATTGTTTGCCAGACCTTCGCCCGAATGCAAAACTCAGTATTGCAAAAGTCAAAGTCCAAATATTCAAAGGAAATCCAGAAGGAAAACTCGCTAAATACTTTGAAGAACTAGGAGCAAAAGAAGGCCCAGGAAACTTACCGAAAAAAGTTCCCACGGGTTGGTGTTCTTGGTACTATTATTATACAAAAATCGATCAGAAAACCATTCTTGACAACCTAGCAAAAGTTAGGGAATTAAACCTGCCTTTTGAATTTTTCCAAATTGATGATGGATACCAAAAGGAAATTGGAGACTGGCTTGTACCGAACGATAAATTTCCAGGAGGGATGAGAATCCTTGCTGATGAAATCAAACGAGTAGGACTAAAACCAGGGATCTGGCTTGCCCCATTTCTTGTACGAAAAAAATCAGAGTTCTTTCGTAAGTATCCAGAAGCCATTCTCAAAGACCAAAATGGAAAACCGGTTCCTGCCATCTACCAACCACTTTGGGGAAGAGGGTATACCTATGCTCTCGACATCACCCACCCCACCGCCCTTGCTTATATAGAAAAAGTTTTTACTACACTCGTCAAAGAATGGGGATACCCTTATCTAAAACTGGACTTTCTCTATGCGGGTCTGCTTCCAGGTGATGTGTATAACAAAAGTTTATCACCACAAGCTCGTTATCGAAATGTATTGGAACTCATCCGAAAAGTGGTCGGTAAAAATACTTTTTTACTCGGATGCGGGGCACCTATGTTGCCTTCGGTTGGGATCTTTGATGGGATGCGAATCTCCTGTGATGTGGCGCCGTTTTGGTATCCGGAAAGACTCCGTGTTTTCTTAAAAGACAGAGACGCACTTTGCACAAGAACCGC
Above is a window of Leptospira wolbachii serovar Codice str. CDC DNA encoding:
- a CDS encoding glycoside hydrolase family 36 protein, whose product is MKIQYRVHNSVTISNFLPVKAGVYQSECKKFELLLTSTTDAKTGTVLSPKLIWRESTRPEVGFSVDHLELELSLLPDGGGYSLFQHGYQSWSISRKVESTAVDRPPFLSFLQYSQENIYSKHESKVGKFISEYLTLVYNKDTGNGVLYAPIEQGEFGTKFEVVFGESGNVTSVKVIYDVHCLPDLRPNAKLSIAKVKVQIFKGNPEGKLAKYFEELGAKEGPGNLPKKVPTGWCSWYYYYTKIDQKTILDNLAKVRELNLPFEFFQIDDGYQKEIGDWLVPNDKFPGGMRILADEIKRVGLKPGIWLAPFLVRKKSEFFRKYPEAILKDQNGKPVPAIYQPLWGRGYTYALDITHPTALAYIEKVFTTLVKEWGYPYLKLDFLYAGLLPGDVYNKSLSPQARYRNVLELIRKVVGKNTFLLGCGAPMLPSVGIFDGMRISCDVAPFWYPERLRVFLKDRDALCTRTALINDITRSSMHRHLWLNDPDCLLVRKKRNKMNEAQTKLMASVMAVSGGMLLVSDDLTKLETDRLDLLKKAFQLNRECQAYTPIPIGIFEEEFPPALYNPAGYLGIWNPREEEHTIRFAIPQGLKTKAPFLDFWTGTMVDLRVVDGHFETTLPAFGSVVVSV